From the genome of Paracidovorax avenae:
CCAGCAGCGCCAGGGAGACCCGGCCGGACACCAGGTACGGATCCAGTTCCGGCTTTTCGGAATACTTCAGCAGGGTCGAATGGTTGATGCGGCCGAGGTTCACCTGGCCCATGGTCCAGCCGCCGAAGCGGCGCTCCTCGATCTCCTCGAAATGCAGGAGCTCGACGTCCTTGTGGCGGGCGTCGCGCAGGATGTGGCCATAGAGCTCGTTCACGGCGGAGCGGCCGCCCTCGATGGCCTGCAAAAACACGCCGCCGCCATAGCACAGCACCCCGGTGATGCCGCTGCCCGGGTTGTGCTGGCGCGACCGGGCCAGGATGTCTTCGATGGCCGCGCTGGAGGTGTCCACCGCGCGGCTCGCATAGAGCAGGCGTACGAGCATGTCAGGTCCTTCCGGGGATGAGCGAGAGGAATTCCCGGCGCAGCGCAGCGTCCTTCAGGAAGACGCCGCGCATCACCGAGTTCAGCATTTTGCTGTCCATCTCGCGCACGCCCCGCCAGGACATGCAGAAGTGGCTGGCCTCCATCACGATCGCGAGGCCGTCGGGCTGGGTCTTTTCCATGATGAGGTCGGCCAGCTGCACCACAGCCTCCTCCTGGATCTGCGGGCGCCCCATCACCCAGTCCACGAGGCGCGCGTACTTCGACAGGCCGATGACGTTGGTGTGCTCGTTGGGCAGCACGCCGATCCACAGCTTGCCGATCACGGGGCAGAAATGGTGGCTGCAGGCGCTGCGCACGGTGATCGGCCCGACGATCATGAGCTCGTTCAGGTGCTCGGCATTGGGGAACTCGGTGATCGCTGGCTGCTTGACGTAGCGGCCCCGGAACACCTCGCCCAGATACATCTTCGCCACGCGGCGGGCGGTGTCCTGGGTGTTGTGGTCGCCGGCCGTGTCGATGACCATGCTGTCGAGCACGCCCTGCATCTTGGCCTCGACCTCGTCGAGCAGCTGCTCGAGTTCGCCGGGCTCGAGGAAGTCGGCGATGTTGTCGTTGGCATGGAACCGCTTGCGGGCCGCGAGCAGGCGCTCACGGATCTTGGCCGAGACAGGCGCGCCTTCGGGCGGGGGCACACTGTTCGGATCGTCGGCGAGGTGTGTGAACATGCAAGCGATGGTACCAGCGATGCGCCAACCCGGCTCGACCAGGGTTTCGCCGTCTCCGGCAGCGCCGGACGGCCTCGTCAAGCTACCAAATTAATAGCAACCACCCGTTAGCGAAGGCCGCCTCAGTACCGGCTGCCAGTCACCCACAGGGCCAGGCGCATGAGCGCGAACGCCACCCGGTCGCGCAGCCGCTGACCCCAGGGACGCGCCCCGTAGGCCTGCGGGTCCAGCTGCCGGCCGGCATGCTCCATGGCGTCCACCAGCCGCGCGCGCAGGTCCCGCGCGAATCCCGCGTCCTCCACGACCACGTTCGCCTCGCGCGCCAGCAGCATGGACAGCGGATCGAGGTTGGACGAACCGACGGTCGCCCAGGGGTGCTCGCCCTGCGCGTCGATCACCGCCACCTTGGCGTGCAGGAAGCTCGGCGCGTACTCGTGGATTTCCACCCCGGCCGCCAGCAGCGCGCCATAGACCGGGCGTGCCGCGTGGTACTGCATGAAATACTCGTAGCGCCCCTGCAGCAGCAGCCGCACGCGCACGCCGCGGCGCGCGGCCAGCACGAGCGCGTGCCGCAGCTTGCGCCCCGGCAGGAAGTAGGCGTTGGCGATGATGACTTCGTGGCGGGCGTTGCCGATGGCGCGGCGGTAGGCGCGCTCGATGCGGCTGCGGTTGCGCAGGTTGTCGCGCAGCAGCAGCCCGGCGCGCAGCCCGTGCGCCGCCGCGGCCCCGCCGGGCTCGGTCTCCCGGGCCATGCGCTCCGCCTGGCGCGCCTGCGCGGCGGCGCGCAGATCGCGCATCAGCTCGGCCAGCCGGCGCTGCCGCGCGTCGCGTGTGGCCTGCAGGCGCCACCAGACCTGCTCCATGGCTTCGCCGGCCTCCTCCACGAGGCGGCCTTCCACCCGCACGGCGAAATCGAACCGCGGGGACTCCAGTGCGCCATGGTTGGGGTCGTGCAGGTCGTCCAGCACATTGATGCCGCCGCAGTACAGCACGCAGCCGTCCACCACGCACAGCTTGCGGTGCAGCCGCCGCCAGCGCCTGGGCAGCAAGAGGCCCAGCGGGCCCAGCGGCGAGTACACCTGCATGCGCACGCCCGCCTCCTCGAAGCGCTCGGGCCACGGCGAGCACAGGCGGCCCGTGCCCACCCCGTCCACCACGAGGTGCACGCGCACGCCCCGGCAGGCCGCGCGGATCAGCGCCTCCGCGATGTCGGCGCCGGAGCCGGTGCAATCGAAGATGTAGGTTTCGAACTGGATGTCCGAGAGCGCCGCATCCATGTCGGCCACCAGGGCGGAGAACAGCTCCGCCGAGCCCTGCAGCAACGCCACGCGGTGCCCGCCGGACAAGGCCGCCGGTGCCACGCGGCGCCGGCGCAGGGTGAAGCGCGGTACGCCCCGCCGCGGTGCAGGGGCGGCCGCCGGCGCGGCGGAACGCGGGGCCGGCGGCGTCACAGCCGGAATTCCGCGATCAGCGGCAGGTGGTCGGACATGCGCCACCAGATGCGGCCGCGCGGCACGTGCAGGCCCATGGGCTCCATGCCGCGCACGTACACGTGGTCCAGTTGCACCAGCGGCAGGCGTGCGGGATAGGTCAGCGCGCGCGGCTCCCCGTCGTATTCGCGCAGGCCGAACGCCGCCAGCGCGTGCTTGACCTGCTGGCCCCAGTCGTTGAAGTCCCCCGCCACGACCAGCGGCGCGCCGGGCGGCACTTCCCGCGCCACGAAACGCTGCAGTTGCGCCACCTGCCGCACCCGGCTGCCCGGGATCAGACCCAGGTGGACCACGATGGCGTGCACGCGGCGGCCCTGCACCTCGACCTCCACATGCAGCAGTCCCCGCTGCTCGAACCGATGGTCCGACATGTCCTCGTGCTGGTGGCCGATCACCGGCCAGCGCGTGAGCAGCGCATTGCCGTGCTCGCCATGGCGCGTGAACGCATTGGTGCGATAGACGGCTTCATAGCCCTCCGGGGCGAGGAATTCGGCCTGGGGCAACTCCGGCCAGCGCGGGAAGTGCAGTGCACCGCGCCGGTGCACCTTGCGCACCTCCTGCAGGCAGACGATGTCGGCGTCCAGCTGTTCGACCGCATGGCCGAGGTTGTGGATCTCGAGCCGGCGGGCGGGGCCCAGGCCCTGCACGCCCTTGTGGATGTTGTAGGTGGCAATCCGGAGAATGCCTGCGCCGTCGGAGACGTCCCATGGTTCCATGGCGCGATTGTGGCGCAGCCGCACGGCCTCTCGCACTTTCCCTCTCCCGCTTCCGGCCGCCAGGCCCTACACTGGTACGTCGCCTCTCCCACTCCTCCGACGCCGCGCCGCGGCCTTCCATGTCCAGCGCCAAAGCCGCCCACCTCGCCGAATCGCAGGCCCTGGTCATCGATGGCAATGCCACTTCGCGCAGCATCCTGGTGGCGCAGCTGCGGGAGTACGGCATCGCGCGCGTGGTGCAGTGCAGCAGGGTACAGGACGCACGCGCGCGCCTGGAGCACAACCTGTTCGACTACGTGCTGTGCGAGCAGTACTTCCCGGAGGCGGGGCAGTCGGGGCAGACGCTGCTCGACGACCTGCGCCGGGCGCAGTTGCTGCCTTTTTCCACGGTCTTCTTCATGGTGACGGCCGAGGCATCGTACGCAGCGGTGGCCGAAGCGGCCGAATCCGCCCTCGACGGCTACCTGCTCAAGCCGTTCACGCCCAGTGCCCTGTTCGAACGGCTGTCGCTGGCACGGCTGCGCAAGAACCACCTCAGGCCCATCTTCGACGCGATCGGCGAAGAAGACTTCGAGGGCGCGGCAAAGCTCTGCGTGCAGCGCTTCGAGACGCGCCAGCCCTACTGGCTCTATGCCGCGCGCATCGGCAGCGAACTGCTGCTGCGGCTGGGCCGGCACGACGAGGCCCGCACGCTGTTCGAGGCCGTGATCGAGGCACGCGCCCTCCCCTGGGCCAAGCTGGGCGTGGCGCGCTCGCAGATCGAGGCCGGCCAGGCGCCGCGGGCGGTCACCACCCTGCAGGGCATCATCAGCGACGATGCATCGTTCGCCGACGCCTACGATGTCCTCGGGCGCGCGCAGGTCGAGATGGGCCAGTTCGAGGAGGCGCTGGGCACCTACCGCACCGCGGCGCAGCTCACGCCCGACTCCGTCGTGAGGCTGCAGAAGCTGGGCATGATGGCCTATTACCTCGGAGAGCACGATACCGCCACGAAGATGCTCTCCCGTGCTGCCGTGCTCGGCCTGGACTCCAAGCTCTTCGACTACCAGTCGGTGGTGCTGCTCGCGTTCAATTACTTCGACACGACCGACCGCAAGGGGCTGGAGCGCTGCATGGCGGATTTCGCCCGCATCCGCGAGCGCCATCCGGCCAGCCACCGCCTGCTGCGCTTCGAGAACGTGGTCCGCACCCTGCAGCTGATCCTGCAGCGGCAGTTCGCGCAGGCGGTGGCCGGCGTGCGCGGAATGGCCGCGGAGGCCGCGGCCCCGGATTTCGACTTCGAGGCCGCGTGCAACCTGGTGGGGCTGCTGGCCGTGCTGACACGCACCTCCATCGACCTGCAGGACGCCCCCGGATGGGTCGAATCGCTGGGCATGCGCTACTCCAACACGCGCAGCCTCTGCGAACTGCTGGCACGCGCGGGCAGCCTCTGCCCGGAGTACGCGGAAGCCCTTCGGGCCTGCCTGCCACGGGTGAACCGGGCAGCCGAGGAAGCCATCGCCCGCAGCCTGGGTGGCGATCCCGCGGGCGCGGTGGACCAGCTCCTCGTACATGCGGAAGCCACGCTGAACACCAAGCTGCTGGACCTGGCGCAGCAGGTGCTCACACGCTACGCCGCCCGGCTGGACGCCGCCGTGGCCTCCGATCGCCAGGAACGCATCGACGCATTGCGCGCACGCTGCGGCCATGCCCCTGCCCGGGCCATGCTCGGCCAGGGAACGGAACGCAAGCCCGGGGAACTGGTGCTGCGCTCCGGCCGGGCCCCTGCCCCTGCGGCGGCCAGGGCGGACACGGCCACCCCGGCCCGGGAGTCCGGCGCGGACGAGGGTGGCGCAGAGGATGCCGCCGGCATGCTGCGCCTGCGCCCGGTCTGAGTCCCCGGCCGCACACTCACCCGGCGCTGCCCGGCCCGTGGCGCCCGGCGAACCGGGGCAGCCACAGGCAGGCCTCCGCATTCGATGGCGAGAAGCAGGCCAGCGCGGCCTGGCGCCAGGGCAGCCACTGCCAGGCATCGTGCTCCCGCGGGCTCAGCACGACCGGCGTACCCGCCGGCACGCACAGCCCGAACAGCCGCTCGCGGTTGCGCACCACGCCCGGCGCATAGCGGTGCAGCCACTGGGGCCAGATGTCGTACTCGTTTTCCAGAAACCAGTCGGTCAGCACATGCCCCGGTGCGCGCGCGTCGATGCCGGTCTCCTCGAACACCTCCCGGACCGCTGCGGCTTCGAAGGTTTCCTCCGGCCAGTCCTTGCTGCCCGTGACGGACTGCCAGTGCGGCTCGCCACCACCAGTGCGGCGGATCATCAGCACCTCGAGCGCGGGCGTATGGATCACCACCAGCACCGACTCGGGAATCTTGTAGTCCGCGGCGCCGCTGGCCGGAGGTGCCTGCGGCGGCACGGGGTCCCGTTGCATCAGCCGGCAGCCACCAGCGCCGCCAGGTCCAGCGGCGGCTCCGGCCCCAGGGCACCAGCGGCACACTGGCGCAGCCACGGGGCGCCGATGCGGCACAGCATGCGCTTGCCGGACACGCCCCCATCGAGAGGCACCGAGAGCACCGCGTCGATCAACGGAGCCTGCCCGGCGGCAGACGGCCACGCCACGGGCTGCAATTGCCGCGCATCCATGTCCAGCATGGGGCCGAGCCCATCCACACGCAGCGCGAATTCGCCCGTGCGTCCGTCGTCCAGGCCGATCCGCAGGACGATCAACTGGTGCGCGCCCGGCGGCAGGCCCGTCCGCCCGGCCCGCCCACGCTGGTCCGCCACGAGCGAATGCATGTCCACCACGGGGCATACCCGCTCCCCGATCTGCGCCAACCCCAGGAAGGGGGCCCGGGCGCGGCCGGCCTGCAGCACGGCGACATCCTGTGCGGCAGCGGCCACCTGGGCCGAACCGATCCCGAACCAGTGCTCGCCGACCAGGAAGGTGGCCAGTTGCAGCTCGCTGCCGGCCTCGCGGCGCGGCGCGGATGCCGCAGGCACCGGCACGCTCCGTCCGCCTCCGCCGCCGGAATCATCGCTGGCGCACAGGCGGCGCAGCGCGATGCAGCGCAGGCCATGCTCGTAGCCGTCCTGCACGCAGAATTCGCGGTAGCCCTGGCCCTGGCCGACCCCCACGCCGTACACACCGCCGCCGAGCGGCACCATGCGCTCGGCGGGCGCCACCCGCAGTGCCTCCAGCGCCACGGATACGGTCTCTTGCGCATGCGCAGCGCCGGTACGGCCGGCACGCGCCAGGGTGCCTGCGGCATCGACGAAAGCCAGCAGGTCCTGCTCGCCCAGGCCGGCGGCGCAATCGGCCAGGATGGAATCGAGTTGCTGGGCTGCATCCCAGACGACAGCCACGCCGCCCAGCGCGGCGGCATCTCCAGCCGAGCGCACCGCCGCCGCATAGACGAACGTGGGCGAGCCCGGATGGAAGCGGCTTTCCACGTAGTCGCTCACCGTGCAGGCCTGCTCCGAAGGCAGCCGCAGGCAGCGTGCCACCCAGGGTTCGTCGAGCACCGCCCCCATATGGTGGCCGCGGTCCGGCCGCGACACCGCGA
Proteins encoded in this window:
- a CDS encoding endonuclease/exonuclease/phosphatase family protein is translated as MEPWDVSDGAGILRIATYNIHKGVQGLGPARRLEIHNLGHAVEQLDADIVCLQEVRKVHRRGALHFPRWPELPQAEFLAPEGYEAVYRTNAFTRHGEHGNALLTRWPVIGHQHEDMSDHRFEQRGLLHVEVEVQGRRVHAIVVHLGLIPGSRVRQVAQLQRFVAREVPPGAPLVVAGDFNDWGQQVKHALAAFGLREYDGEPRALTYPARLPLVQLDHVYVRGMEPMGLHVPRGRIWWRMSDHLPLIAEFRL
- the nudB gene encoding dihydroneopterin triphosphate diphosphatase, which translates into the protein MQRDPVPPQAPPASGAADYKIPESVLVVIHTPALEVLMIRRTGGGEPHWQSVTGSKDWPEETFEAAAVREVFEETGIDARAPGHVLTDWFLENEYDIWPQWLHRYAPGVVRNRERLFGLCVPAGTPVVLSPREHDAWQWLPWRQAALACFSPSNAEACLWLPRFAGRHGPGSAG
- the clsB gene encoding cardiolipin synthase ClsB, coding for MRRRRVAPAALSGGHRVALLQGSAELFSALVADMDAALSDIQFETYIFDCTGSGADIAEALIRAACRGVRVHLVVDGVGTGRLCSPWPERFEEAGVRMQVYSPLGPLGLLLPRRWRRLHRKLCVVDGCVLYCGGINVLDDLHDPNHGALESPRFDFAVRVEGRLVEEAGEAMEQVWWRLQATRDARQRRLAELMRDLRAAAQARQAERMARETEPGGAAAAHGLRAGLLLRDNLRNRSRIERAYRRAIGNARHEVIIANAYFLPGRKLRHALVLAARRGVRVRLLLQGRYEYFMQYHAARPVYGALLAAGVEIHEYAPSFLHAKVAVIDAQGEHPWATVGSSNLDPLSMLLAREANVVVEDAGFARDLRARLVDAMEHAGRQLDPQAYGARPWGQRLRDRVAFALMRLALWVTGSRY
- a CDS encoding response regulator; this encodes MSSAKAAHLAESQALVIDGNATSRSILVAQLREYGIARVVQCSRVQDARARLEHNLFDYVLCEQYFPEAGQSGQTLLDDLRRAQLLPFSTVFFMVTAEASYAAVAEAAESALDGYLLKPFTPSALFERLSLARLRKNHLRPIFDAIGEEDFEGAAKLCVQRFETRQPYWLYAARIGSELLLRLGRHDEARTLFEAVIEARALPWAKLGVARSQIEAGQAPRAVTTLQGIISDDASFADAYDVLGRAQVEMGQFEEALGTYRTAAQLTPDSVVRLQKLGMMAYYLGEHDTATKMLSRAAVLGLDSKLFDYQSVVLLAFNYFDTTDRKGLERCMADFARIRERHPASHRLLRFENVVRTLQLILQRQFAQAVAGVRGMAAEAAAPDFDFEAACNLVGLLAVLTRTSIDLQDAPGWVESLGMRYSNTRSLCELLARAGSLCPEYAEALRACLPRVNRAAEEAIARSLGGDPAGAVDQLLVHAEATLNTKLLDLAQQVLTRYAARLDAAVASDRQERIDALRARCGHAPARAMLGQGTERKPGELVLRSGRAPAPAAARADTATPARESGADEGGAEDAAGMLRLRPV
- a CDS encoding BLUF domain-containing protein, yielding MLVRLLYASRAVDTSSAAIEDILARSRQHNPGSGITGVLCYGGGVFLQAIEGGRSAVNELYGHILRDARHKDVELLHFEEIEERRFGGWTMGQVNLGRINHSTLLKYSEKPELDPYLVSGRVSLALLEELMATASVIGRT
- the folE gene encoding GTP cyclohydrolase I, producing MFTHLADDPNSVPPPEGAPVSAKIRERLLAARKRFHANDNIADFLEPGELEQLLDEVEAKMQGVLDSMVIDTAGDHNTQDTARRVAKMYLGEVFRGRYVKQPAITEFPNAEHLNELMIVGPITVRSACSHHFCPVIGKLWIGVLPNEHTNVIGLSKYARLVDWVMGRPQIQEEAVVQLADLIMEKTQPDGLAIVMEASHFCMSWRGVREMDSKMLNSVMRGVFLKDAALRREFLSLIPGRT